A portion of the Juglans microcarpa x Juglans regia isolate MS1-56 chromosome 1D, Jm3101_v1.0, whole genome shotgun sequence genome contains these proteins:
- the LOC121240502 gene encoding 28 kDa ribonucleoprotein, chloroplastic-like — translation MAATAAAAVGSSFSSSIHTFKCIRSKHCPSDVPLLRISSTRMLASTSLSSRIEQLSLSAISSKWRLLRISAAVAQEEVAVTAELDAGTLVEDHQEDKGGEEVLLDGEAESAVNTKLYFGNLPYSVDSAQLAGIIQDFRSPELIEVLYDRDSGRSRGFAFVTMSSIEDCNLVIQNLDGKEYMGRTLRVNFSDKPKPKDPLYPETEHKLFVGNLSWSVTSESLTQAFQEYGNVVGARVLYDGETGRSRGYGFVCYSTKSEMETAIESLNGVELEGRAMRVSLAQGKRS, via the exons ATGGCAGCCACTGCAGCCGCGGCTGTTGGCTcatctttctcttcatccatcCACACCTTCAAATGTATCCGCTCCAAGCACTGCCCATCCGACGTCCCTCTCCTTAGAATTTCATCAACCCGCATGTTAGCATCGACATCTCTTTCTTCCAGGATCGAACAGCTTTCACTTAGTGCCATCTCCAGCAAGTGGCGGCTTCTGAGGATATCCGCTGCTGTTGCCCAGGAAGAGGTGGCAGTGACGGCTGAGTTGGACGCGGGGACGTTGGTTGAGGATCATCAAGAAGATAAGGGAGGAGAGGAAGTACTGTTGGATGGAGAGGCCGAGAGTGCCGTGAACACTAAGCTTTACTTCGGGAATCTGCCTTACAGCGTGGACAGTGCTCAGCTTGCTGGCATAATTCAGGACTTTCGAAGCCCAGAGCTGATTGAG GTGCTCTATGATAGGGATTCTGGGAGAAGCAGAGGATTTGCATTTGTGACAATGAGTAGTATTGAAGATTGTAACTTAGTTATTCAAAATCTGGACGGAAAG GAATATATGGGCCGAACCTTGAGGGTGAACTTCTCAGACAAACCTAAACCTAAAGATCCTCTATATCCAGAAACTGAACACAAGCTTTTCGTTGGGAATTTATCCTGGTCAGTCACTTCTGAGAGTTTGACACAAGCATTTCAGGAGTATGGAAATGTGGTTGGTGCTAGGGTTCTGTATGATGGGGAGACAGGCAGGTCACGTGGTTATGGTTTTGTGTGCTACTCCACAAAATCAGAGATGGAAACTGCCATTGAATCTCTTAATGGAGTG GAACTAGAAGGGCGAGCAATGCGTGTAAGCCTGGCTCAAGGAAAACGATCATAA
- the LOC121240482 gene encoding nuclear transport factor 2-like — MAAPFSIPVTAQQVGTYFVGQYYQVLQQQPDFVYQFYSEESTMLRIDGNTRETATAMLQIHSLVMSLSYTGIEIKTANSLESLNGGVLVMVSGSVKIKDFSGKRKFVQMFFLAPQEKGYFVLNDIFHFVDDDPIHHHPVVLLAQSKYESKLNAPATVSDPVSNYLLGGEIQARELVAPTEVKKNGIVENYSLAKQRLQQVPESESILENNFAEESDGWLQNTLNSVQDQLPSVVEEPVGEPQKHTYASILRVARGQPTQAVASQPSIKSAPLNSEWDHVPQPTTQQSSVVSNTFDRFVAEVPEEVPSMEDEDEIKSVYVRNLPPTVSASEIEEEFKNFGKLSEEGVVVRSRKEVGVCYAFVEFEDMIGVHNAIKAGSVQIAGRQVYIEERRPNSNIPSRGSRRGRGRVSYQAEAPRGRFSSRSFGRGSDQDYSRLRGNGFYRPGFRQDRGFSGHQVSGSGQSPPEPFN, encoded by the exons ATGGCCGCACCCTTTAGCATTCCGGTCACTGCTCAACAG GTGGGGACTTACTTTGTGGGGCAGTACTACCAGGTTTTGCAGCAGCAACCGGACTTTGTATACCAGTTCTACTCTGAAGAAAGTACCATGCTTCGTATCGATGGAAACACACGCGAGACCGCCACTGCAATGCTC CAAATCCATTCACTTGTTATGTCTCTCAGTTATACTGGAATTGAAATCAAGACAGCAAATTCCCTGGAATCTTTGAATGGTGGTGTTCTTGTGATGGTTTCTGGCTCGGTGAAAATTAAGGATTTTAGTGGAAAGAGGAAATTTGTGCAGATGTTTTTCCTTGCACCTCAGGAAAAGGGCTATTTTGTGCTTAATGATATTTTTCACTTTGTTGATGATGATCCAATTCACCATCATCCAGTAGTGTTATTAGCCCAGAGCAAATACGAGTCCAAATTAAACGCTCCTGCTACTGTTTCAGATCCAG TGTCCAATTATTTGCTTGGTGGAGAAATCCAAGCAAGGGAGTTGGTGGCTCCTactgaagtaaaaaaaaatggtattgtTGAAAATTATAGTCTTGCAAAGCAGAGATTGCAGCAAGTCCCCGAGTCTGAGAGCATCTTGGAGAACAATTTTGCGGAAGAGTCAGATGGTTGGCTTCAGAATACATTGAATTCGGTACAAGACCAACTTCCTTCAGTGGTCGAGGAACCTGTTGGAGAGCCCCAAAAGCACACTTATGCTTCTATT TTACGGGTAGCTAGAGGACAACCTACACAAGCAGTTGCTTCACAGCCTTCTATAAAAAGTGCACCTCTTAATTCAGAGTGGGATCATGTTCCACAGCCCACCACACAGCAATCAAGTGTGGTGTCAAATACATTTGACAGGTTTGTAGCGGAGGTGCCAGAGGAGGTTCCCtcaatggaagatgaag ACGAAATCAAGTCTGTTTATGTGAGAAACTTACCACCTACTGTATCTGCTTCTGAAATTGAGGAGGAATTCAAGAATTTTGGTAAACTCAGTGAGGAGGGTGTGGTCGTTAGAAGTCGCAAG GAGGTTGGTGTTTGCTATGCGTTTGTCGAATTTGAAGATATGATTGGTGTTCATAACGCAATCAAG GCGGGTTCTGTTCAAATTGCTGGACGACAAGTGTACATTGAAGAGCGGAGACCAAACAGCAATATTCCATCTCGGGGATCaa GGAGGGGCAGGGGTAGGGTCAGCTACCAAGCAGAGGCACCAAGGGGACGTTTTAGCTCTCGGAGTTTTGGTAGGGGAAGTGACCAGGACTACAGCAGACTAAGAGGAAATGGTTTCTATCGGCCGGGTTTCCGGCAAGACAGGGGGTTCTCAGGTCACCAAGTATCAGGAAGTGGACAAAGTCCACCAGAGCcatttaattag